The following is a genomic window from Caldanaerobius fijiensis DSM 17918.
GTTTGGCGATGTTCCGCAGGTTACCAGAAACCTTATAACTATTGCGTATATAAAGTGCCTTGCCAGGAGTACCGGTATCGTATCTATTACCCAGAGAGGGGATATGGTCGTATTGTATTTAAAAGATCCTATATATCTACCTGATTATATTTTAAAAGAATATAAGAGCAGGCTTTATTATAATGCAGAAGAAAAACCCTATATTTCGCTGAAGGTATCGCAAAAGCCCTCTATGATGTTAAAGGAATTACAGGATTTTTTAGTAAAGCTAAAACAACTACAGGATCAGCCTGTGGCGGTGGCTCAATAATTTGTAACAAATATGAAATTGTATTTACACCTATAGTGATATATAATTAATTATGTTTATTGCACGATAATAAATAGTTAGAAGGAGTGGGTTTGTTTGATAAAAAAAGCAGCTTTTATCCTTGCTACGGCTGCTATTATCTTGTCGCTATTGACTGGATGTGGTTCTAATAACGTCGTAGCCACAGTAAATGGGGAGCCGATTACAAAATCAGAGTTTCAGAAGGAGCTGAATGCTCAGATTTCCAGCATTGAGAGTAGCCAGGGCAAACAGGACTGGAGCGCCCAATATCAGGGTCAGAAGCTGGGGGATTCCTTAAAGACCGTGGTCTTGGAGTCTTTAATACTTCAAAAGTTGCAATTACAGCAAGCTAAAAAAGAAGGGATAACGGTTACAAATCAAGAGGTCAACGAAAAGGTTGATGAACAGATAGCTTTGTATGAGACATATGCTGGGGGAAAAGATACTTTTGATAAGATGCTTAAAGACCAGAAAATGAGCAGAAATAAACTGGCTGCGCAGCTCAGAGATACCTATAAAAAATTGTTATTGATCCAAAAGCTTCAGCAGAAGCTCACAGCAAATGTCACGGTTACAGAAGCCGAAGAAAAAAATTATTATGATACTCACAAGCTGGAGTTTAAACCTGACACAGTAACTGCAAGCCACATACTGGTCAATGATGAGAAGACCGCTGAAGAGGTAGAGCAGAAGTTGAAAAAAGGAGCAGATTTTGCACAGCTGGCAAAGGAATATTCTATTGACACTGCCACCAAGGACAATGGAGGGGATCTTGGTACATTTACTTACGGGCAGATGGACCCGGATTTTGAAAAGGCTGCATTTGCACTAAAACCTGGGGAGATAAGTCAGCCTGTAAAGACGAAGTTTGGATACCATATAATAAAGGTTACAGATAAAAAGATTATGCCCCAGCAATCTTTTAACCAGGTAAAAGAGGAAATAAGAAATAAGCTTTTAACTCAAAAGAAACAAAGCGAATATCAAAAGATACTGAATCAATGGAGGAAAAATGCCAAGATAGTGAAAAATCAAAGCGTGATTGACAGTGTAAAAGTCGAAAGCAAGTGATACGCCTTATTACGTTTTCTTTTGGAATAAATTTTAGTAAAAGATAAATACTAATGGTAAATTGAATAATTATTAACTCAAAGGAGGTTGCAGTTTTGAAAGCAACAGGTATAGTAAGGCGCATAGATGACCTCGGTAGAGTAGTTATTCCAAAAGAAATAAGGCGTACACTTAGAATACGAGAGGGTGATCCGTTAGAAATATTTACAGATAGGGAAGGCGAAATTATACTCAAGAAGTATTCGCCGATTGGAGAGTTAAGTGATTTTGCCCAGCAATATGCAGAGTCATTGTATCAGTCTACAAAACACCCTGTGTATATTGCTGATAATGATTCCATCATAGCTGTTGCTGGGGCGCCAAAGAAGGAGTATATGGATAAGTCCATAAGCCCTGAGCTGGAAAAGCTTATGATGGTTAAAAAAGGTGTGATACTGGGTAATGGAGGAGAGGGCGACGCTATTAAAATATGCGATGAGGAGACGGAGCCTTTTTCTCAGGTGATCGTTCCGATCATGTCAAGAGGTGAGTGCATAGGAGCGGTTATCATTGAATCCAGGGAGGCCGGAGAACCTCTGGGGGAAGTGGAGATGAAATTAGCAGAAACAGCGGCATCTTTTCTTGGTAAACAGATGGAAGACTAAAAAGAAGCAGCAAACTGCTTCTTTTTTTTATATCAAAGCGCAGCTGAAAACATATACTGTTATTAAGAAGGTACAATTTAAAAGCGGTGATAAGGGGGATGGCCTGGATGAAGGAATTTCATATCGGTGATCTGGTTACAAGAAAATCCTATAATGGCGATATATTGTTCAGGATATGCGATATTTTAAACGTAAGCGGATTAAAAAATTATATATTGCGAGGTGTCAATGTAAGGATAATGGCAGATGCCCCGGGAGACGACCTGGAACCGCAGCCCATGACGAGAATGGGCGAACTCGACGAGGAACTTTCGAGACAGGCCGAAGAGATGATAAACAAGATATTAAGAGAGCGGGAATCACAGCAAAGTGCTCGCAGGCGAAGAAGAAGTCGAAAAAAAAAATGCAGTGATGAATTTAGAGGGGAAGAGATATTTTCAAAACCGGGCAAAGTATTACACATAGATGGTGACAGGGAGTATCTGAATATATGCCTTGACACTTATAGGCAGCTCAATGTAAATGTTGCAGGAGTTAATGTGGAAGAAAAAGAGCAGCCAGTTGTAGTATTTGATTTGCTCAAGACCTATACACCGGATATTTTGGTTTTGACAGGCCATGATGGTATCATAAAGCACAGGAATGATTATAATGATTTAAACAGCTACCGCAATTCCAGGTACTTTGTAGAGGCTGTAAAAAAGGCCAGAGAATTTGAACCATCGCTGGATGATCTGGTTATATTTGCAGGAGCATGTCAATCCCATTACGAGGCTTTGATACAGGCAGGTGCCAATTATGCCAGTTCACCAAAAAGGGTTTTAATACACGCCCTTGATCCTGTTTTTATATGTGAGAAGATTGCTTATACCAGCATAAATGATGTAGTATCGCCGAAAGATATTATTTCCAATACAATAACAGGGATAAGCGGGATTGGCGGTTTGCAGACAAGGGGAAAGTACAGGAATGGGATCCCTAATGTAAATTACAAATTGAAGAGTTAATTTAAAAAAGTTTGACTTTTTAAAAAATGTGTGCTAAAATATAAAGAGTTAAAAGAGAGAGGTGATGTTAGTGGCGGATAAAAGTGCTCTCATCGCCATAAAAAAAGACATAGACAGCCATATTGGCGAAAGGGTTAAGCTGAAGACCAATGGCGGTCGGAAAAAAACAGTGATAAGAGAAGGAATTTTAGAGAAGACATACCCTTGTATTTTTGTTATCAAGCTGGATTCTCCAGGTCTGACCAGAAGAGTTACTTTTAGCTATTCAGATATATTGACAGAGACGATTGAGATTACATTGATAAATGATAATAAAAAAATAGCCTGTGTATAAAAAGACCATTTAAGTGGTCTTTAATTTTTGTCATATTTTCTATCCCTGAACCATACTATATAACAGTATACATGGGGAGGGGAATGGAATGGGATTAGAGCTGATAAAAGAAAATGTAGTAGTAGAACAGGTCGTTGGTGAGAATAGATTTCAAGCGCTGATTTCCCACGACATAGTTGTAGGGGATTTAAAACTGGATGTGGAGAAGATACTGTCGGTTTCAGCTTATAACAATATAATAAGGCACGAGATAATACAGGGTAAAGCTGTTATTGAAGGGATGTTAAATTGCAGTGTATTGTACACAGGCGATACAGACAAGCTAATTGAACGCATAGATGCTCAGATACCTTATACCCAGTATGTGGATATCAAAGGGGCTGAAGCCAGGATGACATGTGAGGTGTCAGATTATATTGAGAGCGCAGATGCCAGTATATCAAACAGCCGTAAGATTTCACTAAACGTATTGGTGGATCTAAATATCAAGGTGATAGAAAGGAAAAGTATCGATTTGATAGCTGATATATCCGGATTGCCTGATATACAGGTCTTGAGAAAAGACATAAAGATTAATAACACAGTAGGTCAAGGAGTATCTCAGGAAATAGTCCGGGAAGAGCTGGAACTTCCTCAAAACAAATTGGACATAGACGAAATCCTTAAGGCAGATGTAAATGTGGCTGTAGAAAATGTGGCGGTGACATCAGGCAGAGTCACAGCGGAAGGATATGTTTCATTAAATGTGATGTATTATACCGGCGAATCTGTTCATCCACTGGAAAAAGTTGCGTACGAATTGCCCTTTGTTCAAGTGACAGAAATACAGGGTGCAGATGAAGGGATGCTTGCCGATGTTAAGTTTTACATTGATGATACCAGCTTTAAAGTTACCCAGGATGCAGATGGTAAGAACAGGATAATAAGTGCCGAGGTACTTTTAAAATGCGTGGCTAAAGCTCGCATGGAAGACATAAGGGATGTTATAGCAGATGCATACAGTATGATGAGAGCCACCCAGCTATCTAAAAGCACTTACAGGTATAGAGAGCTTATAGCTAAAGAAGAGTCACAGGTGGAGATAAGAGAGGTTATAAATCTGTCAGAGCCTGCTACTAACATATACGATGTCAATACAAGGCCTGTTATAATTGATTATACCGTGTCAGACGGCAAGGTGATCTCTAATGGTGTTTTGCAAGTTTCTGCAATATACATGACGTCAGGAGGAGATACGGTGGTAACGGGTGACATGCAAGAGATTCCGTTTAATATGGCTGTAGAAGCTCCTGACGCCACATCAGATATGTTTGCGGACATTGAGATATTGGGGAATAAATTTACTTACGAGCTTAAGACCTCAAGGCAATTGGAATTGAAATCCGTGGTGAATGTAAGTGTGGCGGTTTTTGCCGATAGGGATATAGAGCTGGTTACGTCAATTGAAGAACTGGATGTCCCACAACCCGAAAGAGCCAGTATAACGGTCTATATGGTGCAGAAAGGCGATGACCTGTGGGGTATAGCCAAGAGATATCGGACTTCAAGGGAAGATATTTTGAATGCCAACGGTATACAGGAAGAGGATGTAAAGCCAGGGTTAAAATTGTTAATACCAAAAAAATTCGTCCAATAACGTAAAGTTAAAAAGTATTCCCTCAGGGGATACTTTTTTATATACACTTTTTCAAAAATGTGTTGTATAATATATACAAGAAAAATAATATAACAGGGTGTTTGTATTGAAAATAAAAGCGTATGCAAAAGTTAATCTTTCGCTTAATGTTCTGGACAGAAGAAGTGATGGTTATCATCACATAGAAACTATAATGCAAAGTATCAACTTATACGATGTAGTACAGCTGGAAAAGAGTAGTAACGGCATCCAGCTCACATGTGAGGGCATCAAGCTGCCATGTGATAGCAGAAATATCGCCTATAAGGCCGCGGAGCTTATGATAAAAAGATTTAGGCTGCAAGGCGGTATCAAAATTCACATTCAAAAGCACATACCTGTTGCAGCGGGCCTTGCAGGAGGGAGTACGGATGCAGCCGCTGTGATAAAGGGTATCAACAAGCTCTATGGCTTGAATTTAAACGATAAGGATTTAAGCAATATCGGGCTTGAGATTGGAGCTGATGTGCCATTTTGCATAAAGGGCGGAACGGGTTTGGCCATGGGTATTGGAGAGGAGATTGTACCTTTACCCACGCCTAAACTGGATATAGTGTTGATAAAGCCAGGAGCTTCGGCGTCTACGAAGGTCATTTATCAGTTATATGATGAATTGAAAGAACATGTGCATCCTGATGTTCGCGGCCAAGCTGAGGCCATCATAAAAGGCGATTTAAAAAAGGTGTGCAAGCTGGCGGCAAATGGGCTAGAAGCTGTGACGATGAAGATATGTCCTGAGGTTGTACAAGCCAAAAAAGCCCTTATAGATTCAGGATGTGAGGTTGCCCTTATGAGTGGGAGCGGAACTGCTGTTTACGGGATATACAGGGATAAGTTTGCTGCACAGGAAGCGTACAGGCTATTAAAGCGCAATTATTTAACCTTTTTAGTAAAAACTATTGATGAGGAGAGTGCAAATGGATAACGGAATGTTTCAACTGGAAAATTATAAACCATTAAGGGAATTGGTTTTTGAACATATAAAACGCGCGATTATAACAGGCGAGCTGAAACCGGGTGAACGGCTTATGGAGGTGCAATTAGCAGAGAAATTGGGCGTCAGCCGCACACCTGTAAGAGAGGCAATACGAAAATTGGAGCTGGAAGGCCTTGTGGTGATGGTACCTCGCAAAGGTGCGTTTGTATCTGATGTGTCATTAAAAGATATCATTGACGTTTTTGAGGTAAGAGAGACGTTAGAGGGTCTCGCATCTTATCTGGCCGCAGAGAGGATAACTAAGGAAGAGATAGATAACCTGGCTGAAATACTTAAAAAGACTAAAGAGAATGTAGAAAAAGGAGATAGTCGGGGTATAATAGAGTGTGATGTGAAGTTTCACGATGCGGTGTTCAATGCATCGAGAAACGAAAAGCTCATTCAAATTATGGCCAATTTACAGGAACACATACACCGTTTTAGGATAATCTATATAAATATGAGTGAAAGAGCCAATAAACTGGTAGAAGAACACGGGGAACTTTTAAACGCCATTAAAACGGGAAATGCTCAACAGGCAAGAAAATTAGCTATAAAACATGTAGAGAGCATCCAGAGAGAGGTAATAAAAGAATTGAGCCAGGATAAATAAGGAGGTCTTATATATGTTAAATGCCGTTGTATTGGCAGGCAGTGGAGATGATGACAAGCTCCCTAATAAGCCTCTACTCAAGATTAGGAATAAGCCCATGATATTATATGTGACAGATGCGCTAAAGGCCACAGGAATTGTAGATAAGATAGTCATTGTGGGAAATGCGAAAAATTTGGCTCCTCTATTTAATGGAGATGACATCTGTCATGTGATAAACGGCGGCAAAAATATGATGGACAACCTGGTTTTAGGCGTAAAATATCTTGGCGACAGTGAAAGGGTATTGGTTTTGACATCGGATATCCCGATGATAACACCTGAGGCCATTGTGGACTTTGTGGAAAAGGCCAGAGCTATAGGTGGTGACTTTTGTTACCCTATAGTGAAGAAGGAAGTAAACAAACAGAAATTCCCGGGAGCTAAGCGCACGTATGCTCGGTTGCGAGAGGGTACTTTCACCGGAGGCAATATAATTTATATGAATCCCAGGATTATAGATAACCTTATGGATAAGGCTCAACAGGTTATAGAAAACCGTAAAAGACCGATAAAACTGGTGAAGATGCTTGGGTGGTCTTTTACGATGAAATTTTTGTTAGGAAGGCTTACCATACCTAAAGTTGAAGAGCGGGTTTCAAATATGCTCGGCATAGATGCAAGGGCAATTATTTCAGATTATCCTGAAATAGGAAATGATGTGGACAAATTATCGGATGTAGAAATGGCTGAAAATTATATAAAATCTGCTTGAACTTAAAACACCGAAAGGTGTTTTTTTTATGCATAAAGTTTTTGCACAATGTTCAATCTAATGTAGGGTGGTATTGTTGAACAATATTTTAAATTACATCAGGATGAGATTCGACATCTATATGTTGCTGCTGATGTTGAGTATGGGGATTTTTCTGGCACTTATAGATACGGAAAATCTCAAAAAGAAGGAATTAAAAAAAGACGAAGGCATTGCTCGAAAAATAGGTTTTTTTTACATCGTCTTTGCGTGTGCAATGTACATAATTAAGAGCATATGGTTAAGGTGATTGTGAATGGATTTTATAAAAAGGTTATTTAGGCATGAGAAAGAAAAAGATAACAAACAGGACGACAGAGGAGAAGGGAACAGGCATCTTTCAAAAAAGTTAGCTGATAACGTCGCTCTTTTCAAAGAGACCTTTAAAGACTGTGACGATGTAGTATACAGGGATTTTACAGTAGGTGATGATCAGCGCTTTAAGATGACGCTTATATATATTGATGGCATGGCCAATAAAAACCTTATCAATGAAAACATACTGAGATCTATTATGCTGGATGCCAGGCAGACACATCCTAAGACGTCTGATATTCAGGATATATTTGAACTCATCAAGAATTCGTCGCTGTCCACCTCTGACCTCAAAGAGATAGACGATGTGGACAAAATCATCGTGTACGTGCTCTCGGGACTTACTCTTTTGTTGATAGATGGTTATGACAGAGGGATTATATTTGAGACCAGGGGATGGCAAACACGGTCAATAGCGCCGCCCGAGGCAGAGATGACTATACGAGGCCCTCAAGATTCTTTTGTGGAGACGTTGAGGATAAATACAGCTCTTGTGAGGCGTAGGATAAGAGATACCAGGCTCAAATTAAAATCTGTGCAGATTGGAACGAGGTCTAAGACCGATGTGATAATCGCATATATTGAGGACATCGCGGATGAGAATGTACTGGAAGAAGTAAAAAATCGATTAAAGACTATAAATATCGATGCGGTATTGGAGAGCGGATATATAGAGCAGCTCATAGAAGATTGCTGGTATTCGCCTTTTCCTCAGATAGAAATAACTCAAAGGCCAGATAAAGTAGCAGCAGCCCTGTATGAAGGCAGGGTGTCGGTTCTGGTGGATAACAGTCCATTTGCGCTTTTGATGCCAGCGACGGTCAGTGTAATGATACAATCACCTGAAGACTATTATATGAGATGGCCTATTGCCAGTGTCATAAGGCTTCTGAGGTTTTTGAGTATATTTATTGAGTTGTATTTACCTGCACTGTATATAGCTATAACCTCGTACAATCCCGGTATGATACCGACGACCTTATCTTTATATATAGCGGCAACGAGAGCTACAGTACCATTTCCTTCGTTTATAGAGGCTTTTATGATGATGGGTGTATTGGAGATACTGAGGGAAGGCGGCATAAGGCTTCCCACCCCTGTATCTCAGACGCTGGGCATTGTAGGAGCTATAGTCATAGGATCGGCTGCAGTACAGGCTGGTATTGTAAGTCCATTTATGGTCATTGTAGTGGCTATTACAGCGATGGCATCGTTTGTTGTGCCTAATTATAGTTTAAGCCTTAGTATGAGGCTGCTTACTTTTGGTTTTATGATAATGGCGACGGTTTTTGGGTTATACGGCATCTATATCGGGACCATTCTGATGTTGTCCCACATGGTGATACTGAAAAGCTTTGGGGTTCCATATATTGCGTCCTTTATGAGCTATACCTCAAGGGATCTCGCGGATATAGTCGTCAGATTTCCATTGCATTTTATGAGATACAGGCCCATGTTTCTGCAACAGAAAGACAAGGTAAGATTCGATGACAAAAGGGAAGAGAAGATAAAGAGTCGGGAGGCAGGACAGGATGATAAAAAATGATGACAAAATCACATCCACACAGCTTGCATCTACGCTTATAATTCAGATGCTTGGGATAGCCAGCCTCAGCCTTCCCAGAGATGTGGCTACACAAGGTGGCTCTAGCGGTTGGACTCTTGTGGTCTTAGGTGCACTGGCTGCTATGGTGTTTTCTCTTGTTGTCACCAGGCTGGGCAGGATGTTTGTAAACGATACTTTTGTGGAATACAGCAAAAAGATCGTAGGTAATTTTCTTGGCAACGTATTATCGTTTATGCTTGTGGTCTATTTTATATTCTTTGCAGCGGTTCAGGTAAGGGTTTTTGCTGAAGTCCTTAAGATGTTTTTACTCTATTATACGCCGTTGGAAATCGTTATTATAACCATGTTGTTGAGCAGCCTGTACATAGTGAGGCACGGGATAGAGCCTATAGCAAGGTTGAATGAGATAATGCTTCCTGTTTTTGTATTGACAGCGATTCTGGTATTGTTGCCTACATTAAAGGACATAGATTTTACCAACCTTTTACCCTTGATGAAGGTTTCGCCATGGCCTTTTGCAAAGGGTATTATATATACAGCATTTTTGTTTACAGGTTTTGAGTTTATGCTATTTTTAGTTCCATTTCTTAAAAAGCCTCAGGAAAGCAGCAGATACACGGTTTATGCTATAGGCATTGCTGGTGTTTTAAACCTCATGCTGGTTATATTGTCCACCACGGTGTTTGGAGTTAAGGAAAATACTCATCTGGTCTGGCCTGTTATATCCCTTATAAAGATTATCAGCGTTCCTGGTTTTTTTGTAGAAAACCTGGAAGGCATAATGATAGGCATATGGACGCTCTCCGTTTTTACTACCCTTGACACGGTACTTTATATCATGTCGTTGGGACTTAGCAGAGTCACAGGAGCTCGCGAACACAGCTATATAGTATTGGTCTTAGTACCCATTATATATATTGTTGCCATGTCGCCAGCGGATCTGGTGCAGACCTTTGCGATGTTCAGAGCAGTCAGCGTTTATGGAGCTGCAGCATTGACGGTGGTAGTGCCGCTATTATTGTTGCTGATTGCGAGGATTAGAAATATGAGGGGCGGTAATGATGTGGAAGAGGTATAAGGTATTTTGCATATTTCTTGTTTGTGCAATAGCCTTTATTACAACAGGTTGCTGGGATAAGGTGGAGATTGAAAAAAGGGCATTTGTCTTAACAGTAGGTATAGACAAGGCGAAAGGGGAAGATAACAAAATACGAACGGTATTTGTATTTCCCAATCTGAAAGCCTATATAAGTACGCCTATGGGTGGTGGCAAAGGCGACCCTAAGTTTGTAGTAAGCGGGGTGGGTAGTAGCATATTTGATATAGCCCGCTCTATTCAGACCAGATTAAACAGACAGCTGTATTTCGGTCATACCAAAGCGGTGGTGTTTGGGGAAGGCCTTTTAAAAGATCCGATGCTTTTCAGGCAGGTATTGGACGAATTAGAAAGATACTATGAATTTAGCAGAAAAATAAATGTGGCGTACGTAAAAGGAGATGTGAAGAAGGCTTTGTCCGCAACTCCCAAATATGAACCTATATTGGGTATGTTTATAACTGATCTATTTTCAAACGAGAAAATAACGCCGTATATAAGGACG
Proteins encoded in this region:
- a CDS encoding Veg family protein, translated to MLVADKSALIAIKKDIDSHIGERVKLKTNGGRKKTVIREGILEKTYPCIFVIKLDSPGLTRRVTFSYSDILTETIEITLINDNKKIACV
- the spoVT gene encoding stage V sporulation protein T; this encodes MKATGIVRRIDDLGRVVIPKEIRRTLRIREGDPLEIFTDREGEIILKKYSPIGELSDFAQQYAESLYQSTKHPVYIADNDSIIAVAGAPKKEYMDKSISPELEKLMMVKKGVILGNGGEGDAIKICDEETEPFSQVIVPIMSRGECIGAVIIESREAGEPLGEVEMKLAETAASFLGKQMED
- the yabG gene encoding sporulation peptidase YabG, which gives rise to MKEFHIGDLVTRKSYNGDILFRICDILNVSGLKNYILRGVNVRIMADAPGDDLEPQPMTRMGELDEELSRQAEEMINKILRERESQQSARRRRRSRKKKCSDEFRGEEIFSKPGKVLHIDGDREYLNICLDTYRQLNVNVAGVNVEEKEQPVVVFDLLKTYTPDILVLTGHDGIIKHRNDYNDLNSYRNSRYFVEAVKKAREFEPSLDDLVIFAGACQSHYEALIQAGANYASSPKRVLIHALDPVFICEKIAYTSINDVVSPKDIISNTITGISGIGGLQTRGKYRNGIPNVNYKLKS
- a CDS encoding nucleotidyltransferase family protein, encoding MLNAVVLAGSGDDDKLPNKPLLKIRNKPMILYVTDALKATGIVDKIVIVGNAKNLAPLFNGDDICHVINGGKNMMDNLVLGVKYLGDSERVLVLTSDIPMITPEAIVDFVEKARAIGGDFCYPIVKKEVNKQKFPGAKRTYARLREGTFTGGNIIYMNPRIIDNLMDKAQQVIENRKRPIKLVKMLGWSFTMKFLLGRLTIPKVEERVSNMLGIDARAIISDYPEIGNDVDKLSDVEMAENYIKSA
- a CDS encoding GntR family transcriptional regulator, with protein sequence MDNGMFQLENYKPLRELVFEHIKRAIITGELKPGERLMEVQLAEKLGVSRTPVREAIRKLELEGLVVMVPRKGAFVSDVSLKDIIDVFEVRETLEGLASYLAAERITKEEIDNLAEILKKTKENVEKGDSRGIIECDVKFHDAVFNASRNEKLIQIMANLQEHIHRFRIIYINMSERANKLVEEHGELLNAIKTGNAQQARKLAIKHVESIQREVIKELSQDK
- a CDS encoding GerAB/ArcD/ProY family transporter, whose amino-acid sequence is MIKNDDKITSTQLASTLIIQMLGIASLSLPRDVATQGGSSGWTLVVLGALAAMVFSLVVTRLGRMFVNDTFVEYSKKIVGNFLGNVLSFMLVVYFIFFAAVQVRVFAEVLKMFLLYYTPLEIVIITMLLSSLYIVRHGIEPIARLNEIMLPVFVLTAILVLLPTLKDIDFTNLLPLMKVSPWPFAKGIIYTAFLFTGFEFMLFLVPFLKKPQESSRYTVYAIGIAGVLNLMLVILSTTVFGVKENTHLVWPVISLIKIISVPGFFVENLEGIMIGIWTLSVFTTLDTVLYIMSLGLSRVTGAREHSYIVLVLVPIIYIVAMSPADLVQTFAMFRAVSVYGAAALTVVVPLLLLLIARIRNMRGGNDVEEV
- the ispE gene encoding 4-(cytidine 5'-diphospho)-2-C-methyl-D-erythritol kinase, whose translation is MKIKAYAKVNLSLNVLDRRSDGYHHIETIMQSINLYDVVQLEKSSNGIQLTCEGIKLPCDSRNIAYKAAELMIKRFRLQGGIKIHIQKHIPVAAGLAGGSTDAAAVIKGINKLYGLNLNDKDLSNIGLEIGADVPFCIKGGTGLAMGIGEEIVPLPTPKLDIVLIKPGASASTKVIYQLYDELKEHVHPDVRGQAEAIIKGDLKKVCKLAANGLEAVTMKICPEVVQAKKALIDSGCEVALMSGSGTAVYGIYRDKFAAQEAYRLLKRNYLTFLVKTIDEESANG
- a CDS encoding spore germination protein; its protein translation is MDFIKRLFRHEKEKDNKQDDRGEGNRHLSKKLADNVALFKETFKDCDDVVYRDFTVGDDQRFKMTLIYIDGMANKNLINENILRSIMLDARQTHPKTSDIQDIFELIKNSSLSTSDLKEIDDVDKIIVYVLSGLTLLLIDGYDRGIIFETRGWQTRSIAPPEAEMTIRGPQDSFVETLRINTALVRRRIRDTRLKLKSVQIGTRSKTDVIIAYIEDIADENVLEEVKNRLKTINIDAVLESGYIEQLIEDCWYSPFPQIEITQRPDKVAAALYEGRVSVLVDNSPFALLMPATVSVMIQSPEDYYMRWPIASVIRLLRFLSIFIELYLPALYIAITSYNPGMIPTTLSLYIAATRATVPFPSFIEAFMMMGVLEILREGGIRLPTPVSQTLGIVGAIVIGSAAVQAGIVSPFMVIVVAITAMASFVVPNYSLSLSMRLLTFGFMIMATVFGLYGIYIGTILMLSHMVILKSFGVPYIASFMSYTSRDLADIVVRFPLHFMRYRPMFLQQKDKVRFDDKREEKIKSREAGQDDKK
- a CDS encoding CLC_0170 family protein, whose amino-acid sequence is MNNILNYIRMRFDIYMLLLMLSMGIFLALIDTENLKKKELKKDEGIARKIGFFYIVFACAMYIIKSIWLR
- a CDS encoding DUF3794 and LysM peptidoglycan-binding domain-containing protein translates to MGLELIKENVVVEQVVGENRFQALISHDIVVGDLKLDVEKILSVSAYNNIIRHEIIQGKAVIEGMLNCSVLYTGDTDKLIERIDAQIPYTQYVDIKGAEARMTCEVSDYIESADASISNSRKISLNVLVDLNIKVIERKSIDLIADISGLPDIQVLRKDIKINNTVGQGVSQEIVREELELPQNKLDIDEILKADVNVAVENVAVTSGRVTAEGYVSLNVMYYTGESVHPLEKVAYELPFVQVTEIQGADEGMLADVKFYIDDTSFKVTQDADGKNRIISAEVLLKCVAKARMEDIRDVIADAYSMMRATQLSKSTYRYRELIAKEESQVEIREVINLSEPATNIYDVNTRPVIIDYTVSDGKVISNGVLQVSAIYMTSGGDTVVTGDMQEIPFNMAVEAPDATSDMFADIEILGNKFTYELKTSRQLELKSVVNVSVAVFADRDIELVTSIEELDVPQPERASITVYMVQKGDDLWGIAKRYRTSREDILNANGIQEEDVKPGLKLLIPKKFVQ
- a CDS encoding peptidylprolyl isomerase, translating into MIKKAAFILATAAIILSLLTGCGSNNVVATVNGEPITKSEFQKELNAQISSIESSQGKQDWSAQYQGQKLGDSLKTVVLESLILQKLQLQQAKKEGITVTNQEVNEKVDEQIALYETYAGGKDTFDKMLKDQKMSRNKLAAQLRDTYKKLLLIQKLQQKLTANVTVTEAEEKNYYDTHKLEFKPDTVTASHILVNDEKTAEEVEQKLKKGADFAQLAKEYSIDTATKDNGGDLGTFTYGQMDPDFEKAAFALKPGEISQPVKTKFGYHIIKVTDKKIMPQQSFNQVKEEIRNKLLTQKKQSEYQKILNQWRKNAKIVKNQSVIDSVKVESK